The genomic DNA GCTTTTTCTGATAGCTGACGGCATGGGCGGATGGCCCATCAAGGAACTCGGCAACAAAACCACAATGGAAGCTGCGCATACACCTAATATGGATATGCTTGCTAAAAAAGGCATTGTCGGAAGATGTAGAACAGTTCCCGCAACTATGCCTCCGGGATCTGATGTTGCGAACATGTCTCTTTTGGGATTTGACCCTGAAAAATTTCATACAGGGCGCGGACCTATTGAAGCGGCAGCGCAAGGTCTTAAACTGAATCCTGACGATTTGGTATGGCGTCTTAATCTAGTAAATCTGTCTGATATCAGCGCAGACGGAACTATGTATGATTATTCAGCAGGTCATATTTCAACTGATAAGTCAGTGCCTTTGGTCGAAATGCTTCAGAAAGAGCTTGGCAATGATGAATTCACATTCTACCCCGGAATTCAGTATAGACACTTGCTTGTCCACAAAGGCGGAGCTAAAAAGCTTGAAAGCAAGCTTGCGATAAATCCACCCCACGATATTACTGACAAGCCCATCAGCGCAGACATTGAAGAATATGGCAAAAGCCCGCTAATGACCAAACTTTTGCAGGACTCAGCCAAGCTTCTGAAAAACAACGGAACCAAAGCTGTCAGCATTTGGCCTTGGGGACAAGGAACGCCTCTGCTTCTGACTAATTTCGAAGAGAAGTATTCCATGAAAGGAGCTGTCATATCCGCTGTTGATCTCATTAAGGGACTCGGTAGAGCTTCCGGCCTTGAGGTTCTCGAAGTTGAGGGTGCAACAGGACTGGTCGACACCAACTATGCAGGAAAGGTGGAAGCAACTCTTAAGTTCTTAGAACATGGAGACTTTGCGTTTGTTCACTTAGAAGGCCCTGATGAGTCAGGACACATGGGAAGTGTAGAAGATAAAGTTAAGTCCATTGAAAGGTTCGATGCTCAAATCGTCGGGCCATTACTTAAGAAATATCCTGTGGATCAGGCATCATATTTGATTACCTGCGACCACTTCACTCCCATCGAAACGAAAACTCATGACGCAGCCCCTGTGCCATTTATACTTGCAAGTAAAAAGTGCAACGGCAGCACAGGTCTGGATTCATTTTCAGAAAAGAATGCTAAATCTACGGGTGTAATTCAGGATAAAGGGTATGAACTCATGCAATGGGTTATTGACCTTACCAGCTAACGTATATGCCAATAAAAAAAGAATTTCCTACCCCAGATGCGTGGCTTGACCATAGTGTTTCCTATGGTGAAACTGACGCAATGGGAGTAGTTTACTACGCTGAATATTTGCACTTTTTTGAAAGAGCGCGCAGTTTATACATTCGCGAAAGAGGCATGAGCTATTCTGTTGTGGAGGAAAAAGGAATTTTCCTGCCAGTCAGAGAGGCTTCATGCAAATATCGAACTCCAGCCCACTATGACGACATGTTAAATATTCATGTAGGTATTAGAGAATGGAAAAGAGCTTCGATGATATTTGTGTATGACATCTACAAAGATGACCGGACCACTTTTGTTGCCAGCGGGTTCACTGAGCATGCTTGCGTAAATTCAGATGGGCGTCCGGTTAGAGTTCCAGAATGGCTTAGAGAGATTTTTTAAACGAAATCCAATTCCATACTTTTTGCCTAACTTGAGAGGACGTATTTTCCAGTATGAAAGTAACTAACTTTCGTGCTCAAAAATTGTGTTTTCAAGTCAATAAACGATACTACTATTAACCAAATAACAAAGACTAAATAATGTACTACGACGTTCACACCCACGCATTTCATCCTAAAATTTCTGACAAAGTATTAACCCAGCTTAATAACCATTACGGAATAAAGCCTGTCGGAACGGGACTAGTTGAAGACTTGCTGAGGCGAGCAGATAAAGCGGGTCTCGATAAAGTAATCATTCATACTGCAGCAACCGAACCTGCGCAGGTTATACCAGCAAATAACTGGTCTATTGATCTGCAAAAAAACGATTCTCGCGTCATGGCTTTCGGAACAATGCATCCTGATTTCGAAGATCCTGAGAAAGAATTTGCGCGTCTTGAAAAAAATGGGATTAAAGGATTAAAATTTCACCCTGACTTTCAGGGCTTTTTCATGGATGAACCTAAATTCTATAAAATTCTTGAAATGATTCAAGGAAGATTCATCACGATGTTCCATGTGGGAGATAAACTTCCCCCTGAAAAAAATCCATCATGCCCTATCAAGCTAAAAGGCATACTACAAAATTTTCCAAAACTTACAGCAGTTGCAGCCCATATGGGTGGATATCAACACTGGAAATGGTCTGCAGAATATCTAGCTGGAAGCAACGTTTACATGGATACTTCAAGCGCAATTCCATTCATGGACGATAAAGTCCTTCATGAAATAATGAAAAAACACCCGCGCGAAAAAATCCTTTTCGGCAGCGATTATCCGCTTTTTGATCCAGGTGAATCAATTAAAGAACTTCAGTACAAGCTGAAACTTACCGACACAGAGCTTGAATTCCACCTAAGCGCAGCAGATAATATGCTGAACTAAAATATTTATTTTATGTTGTTCCCTTCTCTGAATTGGAGGGAACAACACTTATGATTGAGCACTAGTCTTTAGCAGCATATTTCCCCATGCACTGCACCACTATGTGGTGAAATGGGCGAATTAAGTTGAAATAAAGAGGCCCAGTCCAATGGTTAAATTTAACTATTGTGAAAGTATGAAAATCTGTTTTACCAGAACCAGTCGGTTCTGCAACTACGCCGAGATAACCGCTAAGGTGTTTATCTTTAGCTTCGCCTATCCAATAGTGATCTGCATTGAAATCAACCGAAGTAAAGAAATCAACCTTACCGCCCGCGTTAAAATCAAGCTCTTTCTTCTTAGAATTTTGATGATCTACCACATCATGTTTTAGCTCCATAATTTTGGCGACGACTCCACGTATTTTATACAAAAAAACAAGCCATGTAGGTTCATAAGTAATCAGTCTTTCGAGGAATTCATTCATTGGACGATTGCTGCTGAAGGCT from Maridesulfovibrio frigidus DSM 17176 includes the following:
- a CDS encoding DUF2867 domain-containing protein, coding for MNDSNKLFQTIPVLNDLAHGADYVDSKAFSSNRPMNEFLERLITYEPTWLVFLYKIRGVVAKIMELKHDVVDHQNSKKKELDFNAGGKVDFFTSVDFNADHYWIGEAKDKHLSGYLGVVAEPTGSGKTDFHTFTIVKFNHWTGPLYFNLIRPFHHIVVQCMGKYAAKD
- a CDS encoding amidohydrolase family protein — encoded protein: MYYDVHTHAFHPKISDKVLTQLNNHYGIKPVGTGLVEDLLRRADKAGLDKVIIHTAATEPAQVIPANNWSIDLQKNDSRVMAFGTMHPDFEDPEKEFARLEKNGIKGLKFHPDFQGFFMDEPKFYKILEMIQGRFITMFHVGDKLPPEKNPSCPIKLKGILQNFPKLTAVAAHMGGYQHWKWSAEYLAGSNVYMDTSSAIPFMDDKVLHEIMKKHPREKILFGSDYPLFDPGESIKELQYKLKLTDTELEFHLSAADNMLN
- a CDS encoding cofactor-independent phosphoglycerate mutase encodes the protein MKLLFLIADGMGGWPIKELGNKTTMEAAHTPNMDMLAKKGIVGRCRTVPATMPPGSDVANMSLLGFDPEKFHTGRGPIEAAAQGLKLNPDDLVWRLNLVNLSDISADGTMYDYSAGHISTDKSVPLVEMLQKELGNDEFTFYPGIQYRHLLVHKGGAKKLESKLAINPPHDITDKPISADIEEYGKSPLMTKLLQDSAKLLKNNGTKAVSIWPWGQGTPLLLTNFEEKYSMKGAVISAVDLIKGLGRASGLEVLEVEGATGLVDTNYAGKVEATLKFLEHGDFAFVHLEGPDESGHMGSVEDKVKSIERFDAQIVGPLLKKYPVDQASYLITCDHFTPIETKTHDAAPVPFILASKKCNGSTGLDSFSEKNAKSTGVIQDKGYELMQWVIDLTS
- a CDS encoding acyl-CoA thioesterase, whose protein sequence is MPIKKEFPTPDAWLDHSVSYGETDAMGVVYYAEYLHFFERARSLYIRERGMSYSVVEEKGIFLPVREASCKYRTPAHYDDMLNIHVGIREWKRASMIFVYDIYKDDRTTFVASGFTEHACVNSDGRPVRVPEWLREIF